From a region of the Campylobacter showae genome:
- a CDS encoding cytochrome C yields MGAHLCPKCGKNTIYFDGICHSCGQRQRRDEILNLSADDVEAMILKIADRIDEIEKWDEICNDFWALFSLLDIHDPRIARAAAAKEIYYPPELYFGAPEDVKDALITKLNSLEDNSKNVLNHLLCALAWQGGEQTAELFYELYKNPKPWRKKLYVGTEFYAKIGGWEFDETGERKSLVFEKCLTAVRVKDGEIESQDANLNPNQNTDEPVQIGEPTGQKCEFCGCEILDMLRLKATDPRLAFLNLKHDAIFRCCPTCVGSVRYFCKRGPDGEIELTHDGEGFDESYFSQEDFTRLCGMKFKLGGEVSPFYGCFSELDTTVGGYPQWVQDAEYLTCPSCGGTMKHLAQIPFGEMIQGEGIIYVQICEKCEVLGGCFQCT; encoded by the coding sequence ATGGGCGCTCATCTATGTCCAAAATGCGGCAAAAACACGATATATTTCGACGGAATCTGCCACTCGTGCGGACAAAGGCAGAGGCGGGATGAAATTTTAAACCTAAGCGCCGACGATGTAGAAGCGATGATCCTAAAAATAGCAGACCGCATAGACGAGATCGAAAAATGGGATGAGATTTGCAATGATTTTTGGGCGCTTTTTAGCCTGCTGGACATCCACGATCCAAGGATCGCGCGAGCCGCGGCAGCAAAGGAAATCTACTATCCGCCAGAGCTCTACTTCGGTGCGCCAGAGGATGTAAAAGACGCACTCATAACAAAACTAAACTCACTAGAGGACAACTCCAAAAACGTACTAAATCACCTTCTTTGCGCGCTTGCCTGGCAGGGCGGCGAGCAGACGGCCGAGCTTTTTTATGAACTGTATAAAAACCCGAAGCCCTGGCGTAAAAAGCTCTACGTGGGCACCGAGTTTTACGCAAAAATCGGCGGATGGGAGTTTGATGAGACGGGCGAGCGAAAATCGCTAGTTTTTGAAAAGTGCCTCACCGCAGTGCGCGTAAAAGATGGCGAGATCGAGAGCCAAGACGCAAATTTAAACCCAAACCAAAACACGGATGAGCCCGTGCAGATCGGCGAGCCTACGGGCCAAAAGTGCGAGTTTTGCGGCTGTGAGATACTGGATATGTTGCGACTAAAGGCCACTGATCCGCGGCTTGCGTTTTTAAATTTAAAGCACGACGCGATATTTCGCTGTTGCCCGACCTGCGTCGGTTCGGTCAGATATTTTTGCAAGCGCGGCCCAGACGGCGAGATAGAGCTAACCCATGATGGCGAAGGATTTGACGAAAGCTACTTTTCGCAGGAGGATTTTACGCGTCTGTGCGGTATGAAATTTAAACTAGGCGGCGAAGTGTCGCCGTTTTACGGCTGCTTTAGCGAGCTTGATACGACCGTGGGCGGCTATCCGCAGTGGGTGCAGGACGCCGAGTATCTAACCTGCCCTAGTTGCGGCGGGACGATGAAGCATCTAGCGCAGATCCCATTTGGCGAGATGATACAGGGCGAGGGAATCATATACGTGCAAATTTGCGAGAAATGCGAGGTTTTGGGCGGCTGTTTTCAGTGCACGTGA
- a CDS encoding sensor histidine kinase — MFQNLKIPILATFIIMALFIFQSYEIINLSSKDEYSKNMFELLEYEGKIRKALDKNKTLPISLTYKYGVFDLKEKQVVSNLDARPSDLKFITRQENGHLFYKTYFRADGEFYYLVLAKKQNVARILFVTALTLAFALVVVFFALYLSFVSGIKPYKDAKKYMNNFFNDAMHELKTPLGVIGINLEMLGLDNKYVTRMRSALKQMQVTYEDTEYYIKRGYILFPPEILNLSEFSLERARYMRGIAMAKNIKIYDFIEPDLQIFMSKIEAGRLIDNNLSNAVKYSREGGIINLRLFEKSGKIVLVVEDEGEGIKDTSKIWKRYVRDEGVQGGFGLGLNIVQSICVKNGVEYGVKSELGKGSVFTYKFSPYSKSLLD; from the coding sequence ATGTTTCAAAATCTTAAAATCCCTATTTTAGCCACTTTTATCATCATGGCTTTGTTTATATTTCAAAGCTACGAGATTATAAATTTAAGCTCCAAAGACGAATACTCAAAAAATATGTTCGAGCTACTCGAGTACGAGGGCAAAATCCGCAAAGCGCTCGATAAAAACAAGACTTTGCCTATCTCGCTCACATATAAATACGGCGTTTTTGATCTCAAAGAAAAGCAAGTCGTCTCAAATTTGGACGCGCGCCCGAGCGATTTAAAATTTATCACCAGGCAAGAAAACGGACATCTTTTTTACAAAACCTATTTTCGCGCGGACGGCGAGTTTTATTATCTGGTGCTAGCCAAAAAGCAAAACGTGGCTAGGATTTTATTTGTCACGGCTCTAACTCTAGCGTTTGCGCTCGTGGTCGTATTTTTCGCGCTTTATTTGTCGTTTGTTAGCGGCATAAAGCCCTACAAAGACGCTAAAAAATATATGAATAACTTTTTTAACGACGCGATGCACGAGCTAAAAACTCCGCTGGGAGTCATCGGCATAAACCTCGAGATGCTAGGTCTTGATAACAAATACGTCACCCGCATGCGCTCGGCCCTAAAGCAAATGCAAGTTACATATGAGGATACCGAATACTACATCAAGCGCGGATACATTTTATTTCCGCCAGAGATTTTAAATTTGAGCGAATTTAGCCTCGAGCGAGCGCGGTATATGCGCGGTATCGCGATGGCGAAAAATATCAAAATTTACGACTTCATCGAGCCTGATTTGCAAATTTTCATGAGCAAGATAGAGGCGGGCAGACTGATCGACAACAACCTAAGCAACGCCGTAAAATACAGCCGCGAAGGAGGGATAATAAATTTGCGCCTTTTTGAAAAAAGCGGCAAAATCGTGCTCGTAGTCGAGGACGAGGGCGAAGGCATAAAAGATACGAGTAAAATTTGGAAACGCTACGTCAGAGACGAAGGCGTGCAGGGCGGCTTTGGGCTAGGGCTAAATATCGTGCAAAGCATCTGCGTGAAAAACGGCGTGGAGTACGGCGTTAAAAGCGAACTGGGCAAAGGCAGCGTCTTTACCTACAAATTTTCGCCGTACTCAAAAAGCCTGCTTGACTAA
- a CDS encoding tetratricopeptide repeat protein codes for MRRFILLAFFAALSFGGELADLSKECKKGNDEICKRLSLAIKNLELACDEGGEKNAMYCAGLGYFYEFDKVFTKAVRYYDKACGLGADKACVYLGLLYQSGQGTVQDHKKANELFAKACEKDVGEGCASLAYSYGKGLGVYPDGKKTNELFAKACKLGEETACYNLGLSYAMGDGVERDAARAAQIFAASCERGHVDSCADLGVCYFKGEGVEKDYERAVVLFTNACSGASALACSNLGFAYEKGMGVEKNKNAAKELYDRGCKLGEFSACQYLKNLR; via the coding sequence ATGAGACGTTTTATTTTGCTTGCGTTTTTTGCGGCACTGTCTTTTGGGGGCGAGCTGGCTGATCTTAGCAAGGAGTGCAAGAAGGGAAACGATGAAATTTGTAAAAGATTATCGCTCGCGATTAAAAACTTAGAGCTTGCCTGTGATGAAGGCGGCGAGAAAAACGCGATGTATTGCGCAGGACTTGGGTATTTTTACGAATTTGATAAGGTATTTACAAAAGCCGTGCGATACTACGACAAGGCTTGCGGGCTGGGTGCGGACAAAGCCTGCGTATATCTGGGGCTACTTTACCAAAGCGGGCAGGGCACGGTGCAAGATCACAAAAAGGCAAACGAGCTTTTTGCTAAAGCCTGCGAAAAGGACGTAGGCGAGGGGTGCGCGAGCCTGGCGTATAGCTACGGCAAGGGGCTTGGCGTCTATCCTGACGGCAAAAAAACTAACGAGTTGTTTGCCAAAGCCTGCAAGCTAGGCGAGGAAACGGCGTGCTACAATCTTGGCCTAAGCTACGCGATGGGTGACGGCGTAGAAAGGGATGCAGCAAGGGCGGCGCAGATATTTGCGGCCTCTTGCGAGCGCGGACACGTGGACTCTTGCGCTGATCTTGGGGTTTGCTATTTTAAGGGCGAGGGCGTAGAGAAAGACTACGAAAGAGCCGTTGTGCTCTTTACTAACGCTTGCTCGGGCGCGAGTGCGCTAGCCTGCTCAAATTTGGGCTTTGCCTACGAAAAAGGCATGGGCGTAGAAAAGAATAAAAACGCCGCCAAAGAACTTTACGATAGAGGTTGTAAGCTTGGGGAATTTAGTGCGTGCCAGTATCTAAAAAATTTGCGTTGA
- a CDS encoding response regulator transcription factor, whose protein sequence is MKILLLEDDFVYRESVSEYLESLGYEVDEAADGKVACDKIAAGFYHLLILDIKVPHISGHEVIKYAKDIGCETPIMIMTSLVDIDDMAVGYELGCNEYLKKPFELAELKFRVNELMRKYHGRDDKNLIAIDENFSLDTAKKRLKFKGEPVELSTREFAIIECLLFHKNSFVGIERLRAEVWNDKEIDPADVRMHILKIRQKTTPEFIKSARGLGYKIDVSKS, encoded by the coding sequence ATGAAAATTTTACTGCTTGAGGACGACTTCGTATATCGTGAGAGCGTTAGCGAATACCTAGAAAGTCTTGGCTACGAGGTGGATGAGGCTGCCGATGGCAAGGTAGCCTGCGACAAGATAGCGGCGGGCTTTTATCACCTGCTGATACTTGATATCAAGGTCCCGCACATCAGCGGGCACGAGGTGATAAAATACGCCAAAGATATCGGATGCGAAACGCCCATAATGATAATGACCTCGCTTGTAGATATAGACGATATGGCGGTCGGATACGAGCTGGGCTGTAACGAGTATCTAAAAAAGCCATTTGAACTAGCCGAGTTAAAATTTAGAGTAAACGAGCTAATGCGAAAATATCACGGCAGAGACGATAAAAACTTGATCGCTATCGACGAAAACTTTAGCCTCGATACGGCTAAAAAACGGCTCAAATTTAAAGGCGAGCCCGTCGAGCTAAGTACGAGAGAATTTGCTATCATCGAGTGTTTGCTATTTCATAAAAACAGCTTCGTAGGCATCGAAAGGTTGCGAGCCGAAGTGTGGAACGATAAGGAGATCGACCCCGCCGACGTGCGCATGCATATACTAAAAATCCGTCAAAAAACGACTCCGGAGTTTATAAAATCAGCGCGCGGACTAGGCTATAAGATAGATGTTTCAAAATCTTAA
- a CDS encoding 4Fe-4S dicluster domain-containing protein — MKKAYRMIHDENLCIGCQACSVACRSENEVPRGVFRLQVHSQIKGKFPNLKTDFSRHSCVMCEDAPCVAVCPTGASFQTAEGIVLLDHSTCVSCKYCILACPYDARYVEPKTGEIGKCTFCFETRVSVGEQPACVTVCPTDALAFGDINDPNSEVSKILNNKAHYYPKAELKTKPKLAMIANRKGGSHE, encoded by the coding sequence ATGAAAAAAGCGTATAGAATGATACATGACGAAAACCTCTGCATAGGCTGCCAAGCGTGCTCGGTGGCTTGCAGGAGCGAAAACGAAGTGCCTAGAGGCGTTTTTAGACTTCAAGTCCATTCGCAGATAAAGGGCAAATTCCCAAATTTAAAAACCGACTTTAGCAGACACAGCTGCGTGATGTGCGAGGATGCTCCGTGCGTGGCGGTTTGCCCTACTGGAGCTAGCTTTCAGACGGCGGAGGGCATCGTGCTGCTAGATCACTCTACCTGCGTATCTTGCAAATACTGCATCCTGGCCTGTCCTTACGACGCTCGCTACGTCGAGCCAAAAACCGGCGAGATAGGCAAATGTACGTTTTGCTTTGAAACTAGAGTCAGCGTAGGCGAGCAGCCTGCGTGCGTGACCGTTTGTCCGACCGATGCTTTGGCATTCGGCGATATAAATGATCCAAACAGCGAAGTAAGTAAAATTTTAAATAATAAAGCTCACTACTATCCTAAAGCCGAGCTTAAAACCAAACCGAAGCTTGCTATGATAGCTAACCGCAAAGGAGGAAGCCATGAATAA
- the glmS gene encoding glutamine--fructose-6-phosphate transaminase (isomerizing): protein MCGIVGYVGNREKREFILNGLKELEYRGYDSAGMAVMSLDGGCDKCAQEIAFFKAIGKLENLAKKSEGFSSSGEGVAIGHTRWATHGKPTEINAHPHLGEHSFVVHNGIIENYKELKEELEAKGVSFLSQTDTEVIVHLFEENLKTIGEPFKAYEATVARLHGAYATLLITKTAPGKIFFAKDAAPLAIGKSEGKEVFFASSDAPLIGLAKEVCYLDDKSYGFVSIDEIAVFKDAKKLSPSFAALPADKSYAQKEGYRFFMEKEIYEQSAVVSETLMGRVKEDAVGLENLTNEYLRNIDDIVICACGTSYHAALTASYLFERLADTRAKVEIASEFRYRRPKLNKNALFIVISQSGETADTLEALKIAKQAGLKTLAICNVDNSSIVRLADDTLLTRAGIEKGVASTKAFATQVVTLWMLALQIAQAKASISKDELKSEIAALLHVPQILNISKEPQERIRRLAKHYLHGHGFFFIGRDIFYPLALEGALKLKEISYLHAEGYPAGEMKHGPIALADERLFTVALMPKTVLYEKTKSNVEELAARDAYILAISPEEFELSDDFIKTSKQAHPMSEFFEMMIILQLFALEIAVRLGNDVDMPRNLAKSVTVE, encoded by the coding sequence ATGTGCGGAATCGTCGGTTACGTCGGCAATAGAGAAAAAAGGGAGTTTATTTTAAACGGATTAAAAGAGCTTGAGTACCGCGGCTACGACAGCGCCGGCATGGCGGTGATGAGCCTGGATGGCGGTTGCGACAAATGCGCGCAGGAGATCGCCTTTTTCAAAGCCATCGGCAAGCTTGAAAATTTAGCCAAAAAATCAGAGGGCTTTAGCTCTAGCGGTGAAGGCGTCGCGATCGGTCATACGCGCTGGGCTACGCACGGCAAACCCACCGAGATCAACGCTCACCCGCACCTGGGCGAGCACTCTTTCGTCGTTCATAACGGCATCATTGAAAACTACAAAGAGCTAAAAGAGGAGCTTGAAGCAAAGGGCGTTAGCTTCCTTAGCCAAACCGACACCGAAGTCATCGTGCATCTTTTTGAGGAAAATTTAAAAACCATCGGCGAACCGTTTAAGGCATACGAAGCCACGGTAGCGCGCCTGCATGGCGCATACGCGACGCTACTGATCACCAAAACGGCTCCTGGGAAAATATTTTTCGCCAAGGACGCCGCGCCGCTAGCTATCGGCAAAAGCGAGGGCAAAGAGGTATTTTTCGCCTCCTCGGACGCCCCGCTAATCGGCCTAGCCAAAGAGGTGTGCTATCTGGACGACAAAAGCTACGGATTTGTTAGCATTGACGAGATCGCGGTTTTTAAAGACGCAAAAAAACTAAGCCCGAGCTTTGCCGCGCTGCCTGCGGATAAAAGCTATGCGCAAAAAGAGGGCTACCGCTTTTTCATGGAAAAAGAGATCTACGAACAAAGCGCGGTCGTAAGCGAAACGCTAATGGGACGCGTCAAAGAGGATGCGGTAGGTCTTGAAAATTTAACGAACGAGTATCTACGAAATATCGACGATATCGTGATCTGCGCGTGCGGCACTAGCTATCATGCGGCACTTACTGCTAGCTACCTTTTCGAGCGCCTAGCAGACACTAGAGCCAAGGTCGAGATCGCGAGCGAATTTCGCTATAGACGCCCAAAACTAAACAAAAACGCCCTTTTTATCGTCATCTCGCAAAGCGGCGAAACCGCCGACACCCTAGAAGCGCTAAAAATCGCCAAGCAAGCGGGACTAAAGACGCTAGCTATCTGCAACGTCGATAACTCCTCGATCGTGCGCCTAGCGGACGACACTCTGCTCACTCGCGCCGGCATCGAAAAGGGCGTAGCCAGCACCAAAGCCTTCGCCACGCAGGTCGTAACGCTGTGGATGCTAGCGCTGCAAATCGCGCAGGCTAAGGCATCGATAAGTAAAGACGAATTAAAAAGCGAGATCGCAGCACTCCTGCACGTTCCGCAAATTTTAAATATCAGCAAAGAGCCGCAAGAGCGCATCCGCCGCCTAGCCAAGCACTATTTGCACGGCCACGGCTTCTTTTTCATCGGGCGAGATATATTTTATCCGCTAGCGCTAGAAGGCGCGCTAAAGCTCAAAGAGATCTCCTATCTGCACGCCGAGGGCTATCCAGCTGGCGAGATGAAGCACGGCCCTATCGCACTTGCCGATGAGAGGCTCTTTACGGTCGCGCTAATGCCAAAAACCGTCCTCTACGAAAAAACCAAAAGCAACGTCGAGGAGCTAGCCGCTCGCGACGCCTATATACTTGCTATCAGCCCCGAGGAGTTCGAGCTTAGCGACGATTTTATCAAAACGAGTAAGCAAGCTCACCCGATGAGCGAGTTTTTCGAGATGATGATCATCTTGCAGCTTTTTGCGCTAGAGATCGCCGTGAGGCTAGGCAACGACGTGGATATGCCGCGAAACCTTGCTAAAAGCGTTACGGTAGAGTAA
- the nrfD gene encoding NrfD/PsrC family molybdoenzyme membrane anchor subunit: MNNMWGSVAQYNEIYWPWPIAVYLFLAGLSAGAMMVALLVKWNYHKKQDGSIWDAMVKAGALVAPITITVGLALLVLDLGKPLSFYWILIKYNFGSVMSIGVALLLLYTPLAYLFAVIIFEEEIEKYKILAILRPISRLIRSFAPLSKIVEMALFGLAIGVGIYTGFLLSAITKLPLWNTPILPILFLTSGFSSGVATNILVGLFCFKHLLNEDNVKYLLVMDLRAVLFEIPLIAILFLGLYFEGGASAVAAKQALSTGQYALIFWIGVVGIGLLTPITIALTALKNHAYRVGYIIANSLVVICGVVMLRYYIVYAGQVFTGA; this comes from the coding sequence ATGAATAATATGTGGGGAAGCGTAGCGCAATATAACGAAATTTACTGGCCGTGGCCGATAGCGGTTTATCTATTTTTGGCGGGTTTGTCCGCAGGCGCGATGATGGTTGCATTGCTTGTTAAGTGGAACTACCACAAAAAACAAGACGGCAGCATATGGGACGCGATGGTAAAGGCGGGCGCTCTAGTGGCTCCTATAACGATTACCGTGGGCCTTGCGCTTTTGGTGCTTGACCTTGGCAAACCGCTTAGTTTTTACTGGATTTTGATTAAGTATAACTTCGGCTCGGTTATGTCTATCGGCGTTGCGTTATTGCTGCTTTATACGCCGCTGGCTTACCTTTTTGCGGTAATTATTTTTGAAGAAGAGATAGAAAAGTATAAAATTCTAGCGATTTTACGTCCTATTTCTAGGCTGATTCGCTCTTTTGCGCCTCTTTCAAAGATAGTCGAGATGGCGCTTTTCGGTCTTGCGATCGGCGTGGGTATATATACGGGCTTTTTGCTTAGCGCGATTACGAAGCTTCCGCTTTGGAATACGCCGATTCTGCCAATCTTGTTCCTAACATCAGGCTTTAGCTCAGGCGTAGCGACAAACATCTTGGTCGGACTTTTTTGCTTCAAACACCTTCTTAACGAAGACAACGTGAAGTATCTTTTGGTTATGGATTTGCGTGCCGTACTTTTCGAGATACCGCTTATAGCTATACTATTTTTGGGACTATATTTTGAGGGCGGAGCTAGCGCGGTCGCCGCAAAACAAGCTCTAAGCACCGGACAATACGCGTTAATATTTTGGATAGGCGTCGTGGGTATCGGACTTTTGACCCCTATCACCATAGCGCTAACGGCTCTTAAAAATCACGCTTATAGAGTGGGCTACATCATAGCAAACTCTCTTGTAGTTATCTGCGGCGTCGTGATGCTAAGATACTATATAGTTTATGCCGGTCAAGTTTTCACGGGCGCGTGA
- a CDS encoding HIT family protein: MIFEDELIFVERETSEIPWVKIFTKTPFKELTDCDDATQKRVFEAVLTTEKVMRKFYSPTKINIASFANYVPRVHFHVMARFESDSFFPESMWGKKQRKGELNLPDFAEFSQILARELGRARE, encoded by the coding sequence ATGATTTTTGAAGACGAGCTGATTTTCGTCGAGCGAGAAACGAGCGAGATACCGTGGGTAAAAATTTTTACCAAAACACCGTTTAAGGAGCTCACCGACTGCGACGATGCGACGCAAAAAAGGGTATTTGAAGCAGTTTTAACGACCGAAAAAGTAATGAGAAAATTTTACAGTCCAACCAAAATAAACATCGCAAGCTTTGCAAACTACGTGCCGCGCGTGCATTTTCACGTGATGGCGAGGTTTGAGAGCGATAGCTTTTTCCCCGAGTCCATGTGGGGCAAAAAGCAGCGCAAGGGCGAGCTAAATTTACCTGATTTTGCCGAGTTTTCTCAAATTTTAGCGCGCGAGCTAGGCAGAGCCCGTGAATAA
- a CDS encoding cache domain-containing protein, producing the protein MNKKILLTLAIIVVAGVLMVYKARWDEQTQTENIKKFLDFQTQILNKNIEEEKLSAMTVATLLAQNEHVKKCMSQNNRQMCLETLGEFTKTLSKVPIYENAKFHIHTPEMRSFARSWIPLYNDDLTNFRHLLAEAKNGVAAGIEVGRAGVFIRSVAPIFEDKKMLGSIEVLLDFKHLSDFFAQQGLGLFVLLDARGDLPYQNSSDEGIIEGFHFVNKSYANLNVLPMLKDIKFKSGGFYQTDSHAFTVQPMNDAKGERVGYFVIYFNSDSKERNLAKLGVWFD; encoded by the coding sequence GTGAATAAAAAGATACTTCTAACGCTCGCGATCATCGTAGTAGCAGGCGTTTTAATGGTCTATAAGGCGCGCTGGGACGAGCAAACGCAAACGGAAAATATCAAAAAATTTCTCGACTTTCAAACGCAAATTTTAAATAAAAACATAGAAGAGGAAAAACTCTCCGCAATGACGGTTGCGACGCTGCTAGCGCAAAACGAACACGTGAAAAAATGTATGAGCCAAAATAACCGCCAAATGTGCCTAGAGACGCTTGGAGAATTTACAAAAACGCTAAGCAAGGTGCCGATCTACGAAAACGCCAAATTTCACATCCACACGCCTGAAATGAGGAGCTTTGCTAGGAGCTGGATACCGCTGTATAACGACGATCTAACGAACTTTCGCCACCTGCTAGCCGAGGCCAAAAACGGCGTAGCCGCAGGCATCGAGGTCGGTCGCGCGGGAGTTTTCATTAGGTCGGTCGCGCCGATATTCGAGGATAAAAAGATGCTCGGCAGTATCGAAGTGCTGCTTGATTTTAAACATTTGAGCGACTTTTTTGCGCAGCAAGGGCTCGGACTTTTCGTATTGCTCGACGCCCGCGGCGATCTGCCCTATCAAAACAGCAGCGACGAGGGCATCATCGAGGGCTTTCATTTCGTAAATAAGAGCTACGCGAATTTAAACGTCTTGCCGATGCTAAAGGATATCAAATTTAAAAGCGGCGGATTTTATCAGACGGATTCGCACGCCTTTACCGTCCAGCCGATGAACGACGCAAAGGGCGAGCGCGTGGGCTACTTCGTGATTTATTTTAACTCGGACTCAAAAGAGCGAAATTTAGCAAAACTCGGCGTTTGGTTTGATTAG
- the phsA gene encoding thiosulfate reductase PhsA translates to MDTSRRNFLKASTATGLLAMTYAPGTLGAVGAKALEGGDKTVYSFCEMCSSRCPIEAKVVDGKTVFIQGNGKVGGTATSVCARGGSGHNQLYDPQRIVKPLIRVGERGENKWREAGWDEALDLVAKKMLEIKEKYGPESFVFTAKSSQTHKLMTTFASAYGSPNCFSHFSCCPITYQMVCEHMYGDAKLKRDFGNAKYVVNFGHNLFEGIVIADAKKLAKMAAKEDTKLLVLDPRFSVVASKADEWLPVKPGTDLAFVLALIHTWIKNGTYDKEFIEKFTIGFDKVVEATKDTTPQWQEKITGIPAKTVERIAGEIWKAAPKVIIDFGHNTTTTRAEYIRTRAIMTANAMMGNWEKKGGIFGGKKAKFYNKLIGEELIPEITNPDAAIKVPKVPRIDAAGEDGRNKFVSRSHGVLMEIPQAILSEKPYPVKGWFSIRFNHPINVAGTQTTIESLKKLDFIVCSDIYMSDFAIWADVILPESTYLERDEGIEDKSGLKPAYMIRNKVVDPVGDTKNGYDIFRELARRMKIDELYTSNTMDEWRMQQVKGNAELLAKLVKDGYVTWKVPGILFREKDSVKEFTKKFPYAQQFVGDDGLMESQVKFKTDSGKIELFSEKVEKQFPGYGCLNAEGMDVFFGEELCLMSGKTPIHTNGHTQNVEFLNDLMSSAPVWIHPNTAKKYGLKDGDKITLQSKTAKEKASVMLTEGIREDTLFVYHGFGHESAGLKRTNGVGTNQSKLLDPTVIGPVASTMVRNVGVKIIKA, encoded by the coding sequence ATGGATACTTCGAGGCGAAATTTCTTAAAAGCATCCACGGCCACGGGCTTGCTTGCGATGACTTACGCGCCCGGTACTTTAGGCGCAGTCGGCGCCAAAGCGCTAGAAGGCGGCGATAAGACCGTTTATAGTTTTTGCGAGATGTGCTCTTCTCGCTGTCCTATCGAGGCCAAGGTCGTAGACGGCAAAACCGTCTTTATCCAAGGCAACGGCAAAGTAGGCGGCACGGCGACTTCCGTGTGCGCAAGGGGCGGCAGCGGGCACAATCAGCTCTACGATCCGCAGCGCATCGTAAAACCGCTCATCAGAGTAGGCGAGCGCGGCGAAAACAAATGGCGCGAGGCGGGCTGGGACGAGGCACTAGATCTAGTCGCTAAAAAAATGCTAGAAATCAAGGAAAAATACGGTCCCGAGAGCTTTGTATTTACGGCAAAATCAAGCCAAACGCACAAGCTAATGACGACCTTTGCTAGCGCATACGGTTCGCCAAACTGCTTTTCTCACTTTTCCTGTTGTCCGATCACCTATCAGATGGTTTGCGAGCATATGTACGGCGATGCGAAGTTAAAAAGAGACTTCGGCAACGCAAAATACGTCGTAAATTTCGGGCACAATCTCTTTGAAGGCATCGTCATCGCCGACGCTAAAAAGCTAGCTAAAATGGCCGCGAAAGAAGATACCAAGCTGCTGGTTTTAGATCCGCGCTTTAGCGTCGTAGCCTCAAAAGCCGACGAGTGGCTACCCGTAAAACCGGGAACTGATCTAGCATTTGTTTTAGCCCTTATCCATACATGGATCAAAAATGGCACATACGATAAAGAATTTATAGAGAAATTTACGATCGGATTTGACAAAGTCGTAGAAGCGACCAAAGACACAACTCCGCAGTGGCAAGAAAAGATCACGGGAATACCTGCAAAAACGGTCGAGCGAATCGCTGGCGAAATCTGGAAAGCCGCACCTAAAGTCATCATCGACTTCGGTCACAACACCACTACAACTAGAGCCGAATACATCCGCACCAGAGCCATAATGACGGCAAACGCGATGATGGGCAACTGGGAGAAAAAGGGCGGAATTTTTGGCGGTAAAAAGGCTAAATTTTACAACAAACTAATCGGCGAAGAGCTAATCCCTGAGATCACAAACCCGGACGCCGCGATAAAAGTACCTAAAGTGCCTAGAATAGACGCTGCGGGCGAGGACGGACGAAACAAATTCGTCAGCAGAAGCCACGGCGTTTTGATGGAGATCCCGCAAGCCATACTAAGCGAGAAGCCTTATCCCGTAAAAGGCTGGTTTAGCATAAGGTTTAACCACCCTATCAACGTCGCAGGTACGCAAACTACGATAGAAAGCCTTAAAAAGCTTGACTTTATCGTTTGTTCGGATATTTATATGAGCGATTTTGCGATATGGGCGGACGTGATACTGCCTGAGAGCACCTATCTGGAGCGCGACGAAGGTATCGAGGATAAATCTGGCCTAAAACCCGCATATATGATAAGAAATAAGGTCGTAGATCCCGTAGGCGATACTAAAAACGGCTACGATATCTTTAGAGAGTTAGCCCGCAGGATGAAAATAGACGAGCTATATACTTCAAATACGATGGATGAGTGGCGAATGCAGCAAGTAAAGGGAAACGCCGAGCTTTTGGCGAAGCTGGTTAAAGACGGCTACGTCACGTGGAAGGTGCCGGGGATTTTGTTTAGAGAAAAAGATAGCGTAAAAGAATTTACGAAAAAATTCCCTTACGCGCAGCAGTTCGTGGGCGACGACGGGCTGATGGAATCGCAGGTCAAATTTAAAACCGATAGCGGTAAGATCGAGCTCTTTAGCGAAAAGGTCGAAAAGCAGTTTCCGGGATACGGCTGCTTAAACGCCGAGGGCATGGACGTATTTTTCGGCGAGGAGCTTTGTCTAATGAGCGGTAAAACGCCGATACATACCAACGGCCACACGCAAAACGTCGAATTTTTAAACGACCTGATGAGTAGCGCGCCCGTTTGGATACATCCCAATACCGCGAAAAAATACGGGCTAAAAGACGGCGACAAAATAACCTTGCAAAGCAAAACCGCAAAAGAAAAAGCAAGCGTGATGCTGACTGAAGGCATCAGAGAAGATACGCTTTTCGTCTATCACGGTTTCGGTCACGAAAGCGCCGGACTAAAACGCACGAACGGCGTAGGAACGAATCAAAGCAAGCTACTAGATCCTACCGTGATCGGCCCCGTCGCCTCCACGATGGTGCGAAACGTCGGCGTCAAGATAATAAAAGCGTAA